Genomic DNA from Patescibacteria group bacterium:
TCAACGAAGAGGCTCGGCTCACCTATCGCTATCTTGACCTCAGAAGCGAGCGCATGCAGAAGAACCTGCGTACGCGCCATGCGGTGTTCCAGGATATGCGTCACTATTTCAACGAGAAAGGATTTATTGAGGTTGAAACTCCGATCTTGACGAAGGGAACCCCGGAGGGTGCTCGCGAGTTTATTGTTCCTTCACGACCGCACCCGGGGAACTTTTACGTGCTCCCGCAGTCTCCCCAACAGTTTAAGCAGCTCCTCATGGTTGCTGGCGTAGAACGCTATTACCAGCTGGCCAAGTGTTTCCGTGATGAAGACCAGCGCGGCGACCGTCAGCCGGAATTCACCCAGCTCGACCTTGAAATGAGTTTCGTTGAGAGAGAAGACGTGATGGGCATGATCGAAGAGTTGCTGATCCAGCTCGTGAAAACGCACCGTCCTGACGCGAAGATCCAGCAGTTGCCATTCCCACGGATGACCTACAAGGAATCCATGGAAAAGTACGGCAATGATCGCCCAGACATTCGTGAAGATAAGAATGACCCGAACCTGTTTGCGTTCTGCTGGGTGATTGATTTTCCGTTCTTCGAAAAGACGGAAGACGGTGGTTGGACTTTTACGCACAACCCATTCTCCGCAGCACTTCCTGAGTGGCGCGAGAAGCTGGCGAACAAAGAAGACATTGGCAATATTATTACGAGCCAGTACGACATTGTGCTTAACGGTTTCGAAATTGGCGGTGGTTCTATCCGCAATCATCAGCCCGAAATGCTCCGTCGAGTCTTTGAGATCATGGGCTTCCCAGCTGAGACTATCGATTCCCAGTTTGGCCACATGATGAAGGCCTTTGAGCTTGGCGCACCGCCTCACGGCGGCATTGCGCTCGGTGTAGACCGCGTCATGGCCCTCTTCCAGGGCGAGGCCAACATCCGCGAAGTCATGGCCTTCCCTAAGGACGGAAACGCCCGCGACCACATGATGGGCGCGCCGTCACCACTCCCTGAAAAGGCGCTAAAGGAAGCGAATATTAAGCTTTCATAGAGAAAACAAAAGACCACATATCGCTCGAAAATGGAGTCGGATTACCTCCTAACATTTTCTCGCGACATGTGGCTTTTGTTTTTGGGTGAAAATTAAACGCCCGAGCTAGGCTCGAGCGTGTAGGGCGAGGGGCATCAACCTTCTGAGTTCTTCGTGAGAAGCCAGGCGGCGACTGCGCCGAGGATGTAGCCGATGATTTTCTCCTTCGTGAGCGGCTCTCCCAGGATGAGAATGCCACCGAGAGATGTGACAACAAGGATGAGGATCACGTTCGTACTCATGAGGCCGGAGAAGGAGTACTTGCCTCCCAAGAGCATCGTGAACGTAATGAGTCCGATGATGTCCAACACGGCGCAGACGAAGATGAGGGCGAACTTTCGTTTATCCGGGACCTCGTTTAAAGTTCCCCGATTGATAATGAGGCTCACCACGGCGGCCGGGATGAAGATCAAGAGTGAGACCCACCCCTGGCTCACGCCAGCGTAGCGGGCGAGGAGAGGCCACAGGCTGATGCCAATGGCGGAGATGATACAAAGCGTAAGACCGGTGTCCATGGATGCTCCCAGGGTTGGTAAGACGGACGGCGAAGATTACCCAAAAATTGGACAATGGTCAATCTCCCGGGTTCTCTAGTAGAATGTGGGGTATGGAATTCGCTGTTCAGCAAGAGGCGTTTACGGGGCCACTCGGGCTCTTGTTGGAGTTGATCGAAAGTAAGGAACTATCGATCTCGAAGGTTTCACTCGCCCAGGTGACGGACGAGTATCTGAAGCGGATGGAGACGGAGAAGGTGCCGATTGATGAACTTGCCGATTTCCTTCTCATTGCCTCGCGTCTCATTTATCTGAAGAGTCGTGAGCTGATGCCGTACTTGATGCGGGATGACGATGCGGAAGAGGGAATTGATGAGCTGGAAGAACAGCTCCGAGTCTATAAAGAATTCGTCGAGGCCTCGAAGAAACTTGAGGAGCGATTCGGCAAGACGACGATGATGGCTCGGCCGTTCGTGAGAGTGAAGCTGACCGAGCCGGTATTTTCGCCGCCGCCATCACTTGATGTCGCGATTCTCTTTGACGCCTATCGGAACGTGATCAAGAGACTCGAGCCATTCTTTGCACTGCAAGAAACGTCGATGGAGCGCATCAAATCTGTGGAGGAGCGAATCGAAGAGATGAAAGGCGCGCTTGAGGCGAGGGCTAAAGTTTCATTTTCAGAGGTTGTGAGCGGAGCCAGGAGTAAAATGGAGGTCGTGGTAAGCTTCTTGGCGCTTCTGGAACTTTTACGTCGGCAGATCGTGACGGTGGATCAGAAAGGTGCCTTTGGCGAGATTGAACTATCTAAAGTATGACCCAGGCTAAGATTTCCGCGCTCCTTTTCCTTTCTACCAAGCCGCTTTCTGTGCGGTCAATTTCGCAATCTTTGAACCAGAAGGCGAGTGATGTTGAGGCTGATCTGATTACGCTCGCAGAGAAGATGAATGTGGAGGAATCCGGTATTCACCTTGTACGCACGGGCGACGAATGGCAGCTCGTGACAAACCCGTCTTGCGCCGATGTGGCGAATGCGCTCGTGAAAGATGAGGCGGGGGAGCTGACCCGGCCGTCACTTGAAGCGCTGACGATTATTGCGTATCGCGGTCCCATTACGAAGCCGGAGATCGAGGCTATTCGTGGCGTGAACTGCACGCTCATTCTTCGCAACCTGCTTATGCGTGGGCTCGTGACAGAGAAGGACGATTCGCTCAAAGGCCAGCAGGTGTATTCGCTGTCACCGGACGCGATGCGGTACTTGGGCCTGCACGACGTGGCTGAGCTTCCGGAGTATGGCGAGCTGCATGCGAACGCGAAGATTGATAAACTGCTCGCGTCTTTGACGGCGAGTATGACGGACACCGTATGATCGCTCGCGCTTTAGCTCAACTTATTTTTGCGGCCAGTTTATTTTCGGTGGCACCAGTAGATGCTTCTTTGCTTGAGAACCAGGTGTCGGCCGCGCCTATTCCGCTTGACGCCGCTCATTTCTTGCTAGCCAGCGGTTATTCTCATCTGTCCCCAGCTGCCGAACGGACAACTCCGCCGCCAAAGAAGGTAGTGAGCAACAGTTTTGGCGTGGTGACGAGTGCTGATAGCTCTATTGTGGTTGATGCGAAGAGCGGTGCAACGCTGTATGCAGAGAAGCCGGACGATGTTCGCCCGATGGGTAGCATAACCAAACTAATGACTGCCGTAGTTTTTCTTGATACGCATCCAGATCTCGCCTCGACGGTGAAGCTAGTTTCTGATGACTATGTTGGGGGTGGCCGAACATACCTCAAGTTTGATGACGGGGTGAAACTTCGCGATGTTCTTGGGACTGCGCTCGTGGGCTCTGATAACACCGCCGCGCATGCGCTCGCTCGACTTTCCGGGATGACGGATGAAGATTTTGTAAAAAAAATGAATGAGAAAGCGCGCGAGCTTCGTATGGCGCAGTCAGTTTTTGTGGACCCGAGTGGTATTTCTTCGGAGAATGTTTCCACTGCTCGTGATTTGAGCCAACTTCTATTAGCCGCCCAACATTCCGAGGTGCTTAGAAAGTTTATGGTTTCGCCTACGTTTACTCCGACTCAATCGAGCGGTTTTAGCGTGAACATTGAGAGTACAAATCTTTTGCTTGGATCTGGCGCTAACAGTGCCTACCAGGTCATGGCGGGAAAAACGGGCTACATCCCGCAGGCTGGCTACTGTCTCGCGACGGTCATTGAACATGACGGCAATAGCGTGGTGATCGTAGTCCTAGGGGCGCAAAAGATTGACGACAGATTTACGGACGCTAAGAACCTGGCCGTCTGGGCCTTTAAAACTTTTGTATGGCCGAAGCCGTAGCACATTTTGTCCTGTCGGTTCTTTCGGGGGTTCCGGCTTGGCTCAAGATAATCGTGCTAGCCATGGTTCCGGTTACCGAGTATCAGTTGGCCATCCCTTATGCGGTTGAGCGGTTCTATTTTTCACCGGCCGCGGCCTACGCCCTAGCGCTTGGCGGTAGTGCCCTCTTATTTTTTCCGCTTTTCTTCGGATTGGAGTTACTTCGGGCAGCGCTCACTAAAGTTTGTCCACCGCTTCTGCGGCCTTTGGACGCATTTCTTTTACGCGCGGAGCATAAGCTTAAGAACAGTTATGAGAAATATGGCGCGCTGGCCTTGTTCTTTTTTCTCGCCATCCCTTTTCCATTTACGGGTATTTGGACTGCGACCACGGCGGCGGTTGTACTAAAAATCCCCTTTCGCGGAGCCGCGGTGGGGATTTTTTTAGGGGTGCTTGTTGGGCAGGCAATCGTGCTGGCTGCGACGCTCGGAATCGGGACCCTCTTGGCGTAACTCTTACGCAATCTGTTCTATAAGTTTGACCACCAAGAGAACGAAGACTGCTTGTGCTACTAGCGCGTAGCGGAGTTTCACGTCACCATAGCTGCGGGAGAAATAATCGTGGAAGTAGAAGTGGAACTGTCGGTAGGATTTTAAAATACGATTCTTCTTCATGACGTCAGCGACCCCAACCATGAGGTCTGGGAGGACACTGCCGATCACCGCTGCCGCAAATGGAGTGTTAGCGATGCTATCTGGCTTGACGGCTACAAAGACCATCAATAAAACGATGGACAGAGCGCCGTCTATAGTGGCGTAGGCTACGGGAGCTAGTTTCTCGTGATTATTGTAGTACCGATCTGCTAACCCTGTATCTCCATGAGGGATCATGTCTACGAGAAAATGGGAAATGGCGCCCAACACAAAGCCGAGGGCCGGTTCGCCCGCTAAAACGCCAATTCCTGCGCCAATTGCTACGTGTGTCGTAAGGGTCATATTCGCCACGGAGAATAGCACAATTTAGAGAAAATGTGAAGGGCGCGGAGGTTTTTTTGACTCGCCCTTGGCGGGGCTCGTTCAGAACAAAAAAGATTCGTCCAAGGACGAATCTTTTTTGGTTGCGGGAGCTGGATTTGAACCAGCGACCTCCGGGTTATGAGCCCGACGAGCTGCCTGGCTGCTCTATCCCGCGACAAAATGATAGCAGAATGTATTTAAAAATGCAACTTTGGTGGCCGGGGTGGGAATCGAACCCACGACCTAAGGCTTATGAGTCCTTCGCTCTAACCGACTGAGCTACCCGGCCAAAATTGAATATCTGTGGTACCACGGGAGGGACTCGAACCCTCAATCCCTTACGAGAAACGGATTTTGAGTCCGTCGCGTATACCATTCCGCCACCGTGGCACAGATGGGGCACATGGTAGCAGAACTTAGTAAAAAGGCAAAGTATGTTAGAATATCCCCGACTATGGTCCATGTAGTATCAGTTGTGAATCAAAAAGGAGGGGTAGGGAAGACCACCACGAGCATGAACTTGGCGGCTTTTTTGGCTGACTTTGGCAAACGGGTGTTATTGGTCGACCTCGACCCCCAGGGCAATGCCACGAGCGGACTCGGCTTCCAACCGTCTGAACTTTCGGGTACCTATGAGGTGCTCTCCGGCGAAAAGCAGATTCGGGATGTGATTATCCCCACTGCCCATGATCGACTATTCCTCTTGCCAGGAAATCCCGACCTCGCCGGCAGTCAGGTTGAGCTTGTGAACGAATTTAATCGCGAGCGAAAACTCCAGAATGCGATCGCGCCTCTGAAGGATGACTACGACTACATTCTTGTGGATAACCCGCCGTCCCTCGGGCTCCTGACCATTAACGGTCTTGTGGCGAGCGATAGCGTGCTTGTTCCTGTGCAGGCGGAGTATTATGCTCTTGAAGGACTTGGCCAACTTTTACAAACCGTCGAGCTCGTAAAAACAAACATTAAGCCGGAACTTGCCGTCATGGGGGCAGTGATTACCATGTTTGACCCGCGGACGAACCTGGCAAATCAGGTTTTGCAGGAGCTTTACAAGCATTTCCCCGGAAAGATCTTCCGCTCGGTCATTCCCCGCAGCATCAGACTCGCCGAGGCGCCAAGTTACGGTAAGTCCATCATCCACTACGATCCGCTGAGTAAAGCAGCTAAAGCGTATGAGCGATTGGCTCGTGAGTTCCTGGAACGTGAAAAAACCGACTAGTTAGACAAAGCGGGGTTTCAAACCCCGCATTTACCATATGAACAAAGCCAAAGGAGGTTTGGGCAGGGGACTTGGATCACTACTGTCGCCAATGAGCGTCCCTGTTCAAGCACCGAGTGCTCCAGCTCCCGCCGACTTCACACCGGAACCGATCGATGTAGTGGCCGAGGGTGATTTGCGTATCAAGCAGGTTTCACCGAAGGATATCGTCGAGAATCCCCGCCAGCCACGCCGGCATTTTGCTCAAGAGGAACTCGCAGAGCTTGAAGAGAGCATTAAAGAGCACGGCATTCTACAGCCACTCATCGTCTCTGAAATTTCCCCTGGCAAGTACGAGCTCATTGCCGGTGAACGCCGTCTGCGCGCCTCACGCGGTCTTGGACTCGATAAGATTCCAGTGGTCATCAGGCCCATGGAGGATGACCGGAAGAAGCTCGAGCTCGCCTTGATCGAAAACATTCAGCGCTCAGACTTGAACCCCGTTGAAGAAGCACAAGCGTATCGCGCTTTGATTGAGGAGTTCGATCTCCGTCAGGAAGACGTAGCTAAGCGCGTCGGCAAGAGCCGTCCGGCTGTGGCTAACGCCTTACGATTGCTTGAGCTCGACGAAGAGATGCTTCAGGCGCTCATCGATGGTCGCATCATGAAAAGCCACGCTCGCACCCTCATGGCCGAGCCCGTTCTCAGCCGCCGCCAGGCTATTTTTCAGGACCTCTTGAAAGGCGGCGTCACCGTTCGCGAGGTGGAGGCTCGTGCCGGTTCGGCCCGTAACCGCGCCCGCTACGCCAAAGACCCCAATATCGGCGCCCTAGAAATGGAACTCCGCGAAAAGTTCGGCACAAAGGTTACTATCGACATGCAGAACAGCGGGGGCAAGATTTCTATCTATTTTTACGCGAAAGAGGATTTGAAGAGCTTAGTTGAGAGATTAGCGAAAGACTAGAGTTGTAAAGTTATAAAGTTGTAAAGAAAGAGGCTAATATTGGCCTCTTTTTTGTATTAAATCATTGACAAAAGCCCATTTTTCTGCTATAATTTCTTGTCAGAGTAACTCCAACATTCATCTATCGGGAGAAGCCAATGTTTCATAACGTTGTTGAAGTGATGCCGCTCGCCCTCGGGCTTACCGTACTGCTCAGCGCCTCAATGACGACGATCTGTACTCTGTCGCCGCTTGCGACGGGTCGAACGTGGGGATCGGCGATGAAGGAGATCGGGTGGCTGCTTCCGGGGTCCCATATTCACTTCTGCTACATGTTCGCAATCCTGATCGTGCCTACCGTACTCGGCGTCATCGTCGGATCCACTCGATAACCGCATCACTTGCAACTCTTTACGAAGAGCCGCAAGGGAGGTGCGGTTTTTCTATTAGCCTCGATACTTTTTCACCTTTTCAATCTTTTTAACTTTTTTATCTAGTATTAGCTTAATTTTCGTATTATTCCATTGACAAAAGGCCATTTTTCTGCTATACTAGAAGGGTTTTCTGATAGCAAATTTCACATCCTTTTGGAGGCATCATGAAGAACTGCATTTGGTGTGGCGGGAGTCTCGTACCTGTGGACCTGCTCATCAACCAGCCGGAGAACCGTCGCCACTACTCGAACGCTGAGCTCATCGGATTCACTGATTCGAATGGGTTCCGTTGTGAGAACAGCGAGACATGCGGTGCGTTCTACTGTACGTCGCCGGGCGGTACCATTGAGGTCCTCGTGGGCAAGGCACGCTACGAACCGCTCAAGGACGGTGACTCGGACTACATCTGGGAGATCGTGGACTCGTGGACCATGTTCATTGACACCGAAGCCGGAAAGCGGGTCCTCGAAGACGTCCAAATCGAACGGGATTTCAAGCGGTACGGCACGATGGTTGATGACTGCTGGGACTTTCAAGATCTCGACGACTACGATCCTCTGTAGCGGTAACTGACC
This window encodes:
- the aspS gene encoding aspartate--tRNA ligase; amino-acid sequence: MQRILTSETVGKIGETVTVAGWIHARRDMGKVAFFDLRDKEGLIQVVAVPAELGDSAEISTKLRSEWVVAITGIVQARGAKQVNDKLKTGTVELLAKSIVVLNEAKTPPFEIDKDTRPVNEEARLTYRYLDLRSERMQKNLRTRHAVFQDMRHYFNEKGFIEVETPILTKGTPEGAREFIVPSRPHPGNFYVLPQSPQQFKQLLMVAGVERYYQLAKCFRDEDQRGDRQPEFTQLDLEMSFVEREDVMGMIEELLIQLVKTHRPDAKIQQLPFPRMTYKESMEKYGNDRPDIREDKNDPNLFAFCWVIDFPFFEKTEDGGWTFTHNPFSAALPEWREKLANKEDIGNIITSQYDIVLNGFEIGGGSIRNHQPEMLRRVFEIMGFPAETIDSQFGHMMKAFELGAPPHGGIALGVDRVMALFQGEANIREVMAFPKDGNARDHMMGAPSPLPEKALKEANIKLS
- a CDS encoding ScpA family protein, encoding MEFAVQQEAFTGPLGLLLELIESKELSISKVSLAQVTDEYLKRMETEKVPIDELADFLLIASRLIYLKSRELMPYLMRDDDAEEGIDELEEQLRVYKEFVEASKKLEERFGKTTMMARPFVRVKLTEPVFSPPPSLDVAILFDAYRNVIKRLEPFFALQETSMERIKSVEERIEEMKGALEARAKVSFSEVVSGARSKMEVVVSFLALLELLRRQIVTVDQKGAFGEIELSKV
- the scpB gene encoding SMC-Scp complex subunit ScpB; amino-acid sequence: MTQAKISALLFLSTKPLSVRSISQSLNQKASDVEADLITLAEKMNVEESGIHLVRTGDEWQLVTNPSCADVANALVKDEAGELTRPSLEALTIIAYRGPITKPEIEAIRGVNCTLILRNLLMRGLVTEKDDSLKGQQVYSLSPDAMRYLGLHDVAELPEYGELHANAKIDKLLASLTASMTDTV
- a CDS encoding serine hydrolase codes for the protein MIARALAQLIFAASLFSVAPVDASLLENQVSAAPIPLDAAHFLLASGYSHLSPAAERTTPPPKKVVSNSFGVVTSADSSIVVDAKSGATLYAEKPDDVRPMGSITKLMTAVVFLDTHPDLASTVKLVSDDYVGGGRTYLKFDDGVKLRDVLGTALVGSDNTAAHALARLSGMTDEDFVKKMNEKARELRMAQSVFVDPSGISSENVSTARDLSQLLLAAQHSEVLRKFMVSPTFTPTQSSGFSVNIESTNLLLGSGANSAYQVMAGKTGYIPQAGYCLATVIEHDGNSVVIVVLGAQKIDDRFTDAKNLAVWAFKTFVWPKP
- a CDS encoding small multi-drug export protein, which translates into the protein MAEAVAHFVLSVLSGVPAWLKIIVLAMVPVTEYQLAIPYAVERFYFSPAAAYALALGGSALLFFPLFFGLELLRAALTKVCPPLLRPLDAFLLRAEHKLKNSYEKYGALALFFFLAIPFPFTGIWTATTAAVVLKIPFRGAAVGIFLGVLVGQAIVLAATLGIGTLLA
- a CDS encoding ParA family protein, whose translation is MVHVVSVVNQKGGVGKTTTSMNLAAFLADFGKRVLLVDLDPQGNATSGLGFQPSELSGTYEVLSGEKQIRDVIIPTAHDRLFLLPGNPDLAGSQVELVNEFNRERKLQNAIAPLKDDYDYILVDNPPSLGLLTINGLVASDSVLVPVQAEYYALEGLGQLLQTVELVKTNIKPELAVMGAVITMFDPRTNLANQVLQELYKHFPGKIFRSVIPRSIRLAEAPSYGKSIIHYDPLSKAAKAYERLAREFLEREKTD
- a CDS encoding ParB/RepB/Spo0J family partition protein; this translates as MNKAKGGLGRGLGSLLSPMSVPVQAPSAPAPADFTPEPIDVVAEGDLRIKQVSPKDIVENPRQPRRHFAQEELAELEESIKEHGILQPLIVSEISPGKYELIAGERRLRASRGLGLDKIPVVIRPMEDDRKKLELALIENIQRSDLNPVEEAQAYRALIEEFDLRQEDVAKRVGKSRPAVANALRLLELDEEMLQALIDGRIMKSHARTLMAEPVLSRRQAIFQDLLKGGVTVREVEARAGSARNRARYAKDPNIGALEMELREKFGTKVTIDMQNSGGKISIYFYAKEDLKSLVERLAKD